The Larus michahellis chromosome 9, bLarMic1.1, whole genome shotgun sequence genome contains the following window.
CGCCCCGCTGTGTCCTCCCCCACCGGGCCGGGGCGGTCCCGGGGCCACCGGCCGCGCAGCCGCCGCTCGTCCCCCGGCGCcggggcggggcccgggcggagccgcgccggggcgagcggggcgagcggggccgggaccagccgggccgggccgggccgggcgggctcATGCAGggcgctgcgcggcggcggccgttcccggcggcggccccgggctcCCCCCAGCCCGCCGGGACGCTCTACCCGGGCAGGTgagcgccggggccgggggcggcgggggggcgggggggggtgcgggcATGGCCACCCCTCCCTTCCtcgggggtccccagccccatccagcccattccccagcatccccaggaTACCCCAACTCCCACCCCCCCGGCTCAGCccgggcccccccaccccatcccggGTACCGCCACCCCATTTCAGATATCGCCAGCCCATCTCCGGGATGCTGCCATTGTCGAGGGTGTCCCGGGGGGTCGGGGTCCCCCCCACGGCAGCCAGCCTCATCCCGGGCACCCTGGCTCACCTGCATTACCCCCGCTGGTCCAGGGTTTGACAGCCTTTTCCAGGGAGTCACAGCTTTCCCGGCtcacccagggcaccccaacTTGTCCAGGGTaccaccatcctcttcctccatcCATTGGGTTTGGACCGTGGGCTCAGGTAGCGCGAGCTCGAGGCTGATCCGGCTGACACTGTGCTGGTCTCAGCACGGCGGGAGAGCCATTCATCCGCTTTTCCCGGAGGGAGGTGAAGATCCGGTGGTGCTTGGGAGGGTTATTTGATGGAAAGACTTCAGCAGGGTTGGGTCAGGCCTTGctctgcagaggcagaggaggaggaggatcttCAGAGTGGAAGATGAAGGTGATAGTGtgcccagagcatccctgtgccTGAGTACCACCAGGCACCGATGCATTTTTAGCATTCCGCAGAAGTGCCATGGGGGTTGAGTTTTGCTTTGtcatgcaaaatttaaaaatagttgcaCTTAATTCAGCACTTAGGCTTTTCATCCTGCTTTTGTGCTCACTTCTCAGCCGGGAAGAGCCGCCTTACGATGTGGCGGGTTTTAGTAACAACGCTTTgcctttctgcctcttcctctctttGGCCTCTCAACTTTGTTGTTATTCCATGGATCCCAAAGCCCGGAGGCACACCTGCAGCCAGGGAAGcacaggttttggggggggggatgcataCCTGGAGTCTGCTCCCTGCCTCTTTGCAAACCGCTTATGTGACTTAAGGCTGACGCTGTCACTTCTGCCATCCCTAGGCATGGCGCAGTCAAGAACGAGGACACCTTCAAGACCTCCCCGTTTCATTTGGATCTGTGGTTCTACTTCACTCTGCAGAACTGGGTCCTGGACTTTGGGCGTCCCATCGCGATGGTGAGTGTGGCAGAGGCGGGCCCGCTGCTTTGCTTGCGGTCAGCGTCTTTAGGGTGGAGGACAGGGGGGCAGAGCCCTGGTGGTCCCCTGTAGACCTGTGGGCTGTTCTCTACACCAAAGGGACATCCTTGAGGAGCCTTCATTGAGATGAGCTCAATGAGATGTCGTGAGACATTAGTGAGATGTCATTGAGATGCTGTGATATACTGGTGTGCCAAACATGTTGCTCCGGTCACGGGGAAGCTATCTGGGAAACTTATTCTGTTTCATCTATCCCACCACTTTATGTTTTTGTAACAAAAATTACCTGGAGAGGTTCCTACTGCTCTTCCCCATACCTTGCCTGTATCTCCGGAACGTGGGACTCCCGCTCTGCAGACAGTGCAGGGCAGAAGGGGCCGTTACCCTCCaatgtaattttttattgctGGCATCTGCACGCAGCAGAGGGTTGAGGGAGATTCCCTGCGGCAGGATTTCCGAATGCCTGGCTCGTTCGCTTGGCCTCACGACTTCACGGCATCGGCTTTGGGCAGCGCTGCAGGCCGAGATGTAAATACGCTGTGAATTTAGCACAATTTAGGGATGCAAGAAGAGCCGCCCAACTTCCTTACTGACAGCTACGTGAAGTCAAGCTGACAGTTAGCAAGCAGCGGTGGTCCCAGGCAAGGAtgttctctctccctgtctttcggATAGCGACGGGGCTGTAATCGTGCGCGAGGTGGTGAGGATATACTGATgtcgtttgtttttttccccctcctcagaTAATCCTACCTTTGGAGTGGTTTCCTCTAAACAAACCGAGTGCCGGAGATTATTTCCACATGGCTTACAACGTTATCACACCATTTCTTCTGCTAAAGGTAAACCTCGAGGTGCAGGCgttacagttttttttttttaatattatcagtTGTAAAAGTGGGGCAGACGAGGCTAAGAGTTGGCTAGGGACTTGTTGAACAAATGTTGGGTGATTCCCAAACTCCTGCCAGTCAGCCGGCCCTACTGTACATTAGAGGTTTGCCGCTCCAGAAAGAATTTGTGACGCCACCTTTTGAAGAGCGAGGCGGTGACCGGCGTAACGTGACTCGGTTCCCTGCACAGACAAAGCAAATCGCTTCCCCCGGGAACTCCGGATTCAGGAGGAGTCGGAGCCCTTCACCGTGGCCGAGCCAAAGCGTGTTTTTAAGACAACATCCATCCATGTCTTAAAAGACCTTGTGAGACAGCTGGAACTATAGTAGATTGTCTAACTTGTTCAGAGCTTAATTACACTTGCTCTTCAACATTAGAATTGTATCTTTAGCTTGAATTTATCTTGCTTCCGCTGCCAACCACTGGATCGTGCAAACCATTTATGAGGTTAAAGACTGTCATATCATTAGACATCTTCTTATATTAAATACTTAGCAGCCAGAAGATATGAGAAAgcaattataaatatattttaacctTCATTAGCTAGAAATTGAATTATGTCCTAAGATGTAAATGATTCTCTTTCTCCCGAGTCTGTCTGGGAGATTTTAAATGCCAGCATGGCCAAAAAGGAATAGTCAGGATCCGGTCCTTTGGGGGACGTGGAAACTCGAGCTCAGCGTGAGACAGCTGGTTTCTGCAGGCTGGATTGTAACTCCTCAGGTTAAAATTTGCTGCCTTGGACTTCCCTGGCAGCACAGCATGAAGGGTTGGTccccagaaaaaaatccctttgttaTTCAGGGAGCGTTTCTTTGGTCCAGCGTCCCCTCGAAGGACATGTCCCACCCTCCTTTCCCACCGGAGGAGAGCTTTCCTGGACCTTTTGCTCTCCTCGTCCTCTCTGTCTCCTCTGACGTTCGTACAGCAGTTACAGAGAAAGGGAAAGTTAATCctcaaaattaaatacaaataaggAGCTTTTCAGTGTTTATGAAGGGCCGCAAAGCTGATTTGGCAGCAGGGGGATGGGAGGCGAAGGTGGCCCCAGCTGATCCTCGGGCTGGGCTGATGCGTCCCCCCTGACCCACGCGGCGTCCCCTCCAAAGCCTGAACTGCTTGAGCTGGGATTTACATCTTTGGAGGTCTTCCCTGCTTTGCAGGAAGCTCTTTTCCGGAGAGAAGCTCCTGCTCCTCGTCCCCAGGCTCTGAGTAACACCGGGCTCCCCACCAGCCTCACGTGCCCGCCTCCACCCAGACCTCAGGAGACCGTGAGACGGTCCAGGGCCAgctcagcactaaagctggtgtttAAAAGGTTGCCTCAACCGGTTTTGCTGGTAATTAGATATTGCGAGATAGGGGTTTAAATGCAGCTTCCCCTTCAGAAGCAAATTCACGGAGAGGCGAGTCCCGTTCCTTCCATTAGGAAGAAAGTCAAAACCAAACAGTTCAGCAAAGGCGTTTGAAAAAATCATCGTTATAAAGGAGGAAGAAGCGTCGCTGAGCGTGGGGAGGGAAGCGTGCTCAGCTGGAGCGCTGCTGGAGGCTCTCCCTGCCGCTGGAGGGCACAGCCAGCCTTCCAGACCCGCGCAGCGGAGGAACGAGAGAAAGCAGCTGCCTTTTGGTTTCTCATTAATCGGTTTTGATCACATCTGGTGAAGAAATTGCTTCGAGTAGTCTATTAGAAGTACCGGATCACTGATTCGGTCTAAGCCTTGGCTCAGGTTAAGGGTGCTGCTTTGTAGAAAGGTTTAACAAGGGTGAAAAATGTGGGTTTATTGTTGCAAACGTGGATAAAGTGTGTACTCAAACCTGAAAGCCACGTAGGCTGGTGCAGACGTGTCTGAGATGCGTTTAGAGAGAGTAGTTGCAATCAGGTAAGTTCGTTCTGGTGCGGTCACACCGCTCTCCGCGGGGGGATGGCTGTGTTGTCCCCGGCAGGGTGCCGGCCACCGCGGGCAGCAGCtcacccccagctctctgcaaGCCTCTGCTGGGGTATAGGTGATTTTTTCCAAATCACCTAAAGTGATTTTCTGCCGCTAAGTCAGAGAGGGCAGAACTTGCCAGAGCATCGCATGTCTCTGCTGGTACCTCCTTGCTGTTCAACACGTCTCGGTGTTTTTAGCTCATCGAGAGATCCCCCAAGACCTTACCGAGATCCATGGTGTACGTCAGCATCATCATGTTTGTCATGGGAGCCAGCATCCACCTGGTTGGAGACTCTGTAAACCATCGCCTGATTTTCAGTGGCTACCAGCACCATCTGTCTGTAAGAGAGAATCCCATCATCAAGAACCTGAAGCCAGAGACACTGGTAAAGAGACTGTTTTTTATACAagcacttacaaaaaaaattaattgcttgtTCCTATTTAATAGCGTCCTGTTCCCTCTGCCCTTTTAAATCTCTTCTCATTGCGTTGCAGATTGATTCCTTTGAGCTGCTGTACTACTACGATGAATATTTAGGTCATTCGATGTGGTAAGCAATTTACAGTCTATGTAGCGGCCTCAGAACATAATACAAGGAAGGGCAGATCTGATCTGATCATAGCTTAAtatgtaaaagaataaaacacaGCTTACGAGAGCTGGCTGGGGATAATGTTGTCATAGCCAGTGTGATTACAGTGGATCTCTCCCTTGGAAAATTGCCCGTTCCCCCTAGTTTTGCCTCTGTCTCAGTGATATTTCTGGGACGTGGCGGTTGTTCGACAGTCGTAGGGGACAGAGGAATGGCTTGTCT
Protein-coding sequences here:
- the CLN6 gene encoding ceroid-lipofuscinosis neuronal protein 6 isoform X2, producing the protein MQGAARRRPFPAAAPGSPQPAGTLYPGRHGAVKNEDTFKTSPFHLDLWFYFTLQNWVLDFGRPIAMIILPLEWFPLNKPSAGDYFHMAYNVITPFLLLKLIERSPKTLPRSMVYVSIIMFVMGASIHLVGDSVNHRLIFSGYQHHLSVRENPIIKNLKPETLIDSFELLYYYDEYLGHSMWYIPFFLILFIYFTGCFTPVEEESRMPVAALLLMGPSSLYYCDAPETQRTRPGQQWAFSLLLLHHNTGPHCSVGGLAVERQNSQEEVPWRDLYPRALGILHPAHEQPPRGKGKFISFHILE
- the CLN6 gene encoding ceroid-lipofuscinosis neuronal protein 6 isoform X1, yielding MQGAARRRPFPAAAPGSPQPAGTLYPGRHGAVKNEDTFKTSPFHLDLWFYFTLQNWVLDFGRPIAMIILPLEWFPLNKPSAGDYFHMAYNVITPFLLLKLIERSPKTLPRSMVYVSIIMFVMGASIHLVGDSVNHRLIFSGYQHHLSVRENPIIKNLKPETLIDSFELLYYYDEYLGHSMWYIPFFLILFIYFTGCFTPVEEESRMPVAALLLMGPSSLYYWYLVTEGQIFILYIFTFFAMMALVMHQKRKGLVLDSNGLFLFYSFIITLVLIALWVGWLWNDKILRKKYPGVIYIPEPWAFYTLHMNNLHAAKESL